One stretch of bacterium DNA includes these proteins:
- the trpS gene encoding tryptophan--tRNA ligase: protein MRILSGIQPSGSFHIGNYFGMMKKMIEYQEQHELFCFIANLHAMTTVVDGELLARQTLDAATTFLALGLDPEKSIFWVQSDVHEVTLLTWILSNLTPLGLLERCHSYKDKIARGFSPHTGLFTYPVLMAADILLYQSDRVPVGQDQKQHLEVTRDIALKFNGQYGEVFRIPEAEISEDVAVVPGIDGQKMSKSYGNTIEIFAEKNQLKKRVMSIVTDSKSVEEPKDPEACNVFKLSRLFLSKEETEELRQRYLAGGIGYGEVKKALVDLIWQYFAPHREKKKALEEDRESVKKILKTGAEKARSIALETLKEVSKKVGIVY, encoded by the coding sequence ATGAGGATATTGTCGGGTATTCAGCCATCGGGCAGCTTTCATATCGGTAACTATTTTGGCATGATGAAAAAAATGATCGAGTATCAGGAGCAGCACGAGCTTTTTTGCTTTATTGCCAATCTGCATGCCATGACCACGGTGGTGGATGGTGAGCTTCTGGCCAGGCAGACACTCGATGCGGCTACGACTTTTCTGGCCCTGGGGTTGGATCCCGAAAAATCGATCTTCTGGGTCCAGTCCGATGTGCATGAGGTAACGCTGCTTACCTGGATTTTATCGAACCTGACTCCGCTGGGACTGCTGGAGCGCTGTCATTCCTATAAGGATAAAATCGCCAGGGGATTCAGCCCGCATACCGGCCTGTTTACCTATCCTGTCCTGATGGCCGCAGACATTCTCCTCTATCAGTCGGACAGGGTGCCGGTAGGCCAGGACCAGAAGCAGCACCTGGAGGTGACCCGCGATATTGCCCTCAAGTTTAACGGCCAGTATGGCGAGGTGTTCAGAATCCCGGAGGCAGAGATCAGCGAAGATGTGGCTGTTGTTCCGGGCATCGATGGCCAGAAGATGTCGAAATCTTATGGTAATACGATTGAAATCTTCGCTGAAAAGAATCAATTGAAGAAAAGGGTCATGAGTATCGTAACTGATTCAAAGAGCGTGGAAGAGCCCAAGGACCCCGAGGCATGTAATGTTTTCAAGCTCTCCAGACTCTTTCTTTCCAAAGAGGAGACCGAAGAGCTTCGCCAGCGGTATCTGGCTGGCGGGATCGGCTACGGAGAGGTAAAAAAAGCCCTGGTCGATCTGATCTGGCAGTATTTTGCGCCTCATCGTGAAAAAAAGAAGGCTTTGGAAGAGGATCGGGAGTCCGTGAAAAAGATCCTCAAAACCGGTGCCGAAAAAGCCCGCTCCATTGCCCTGGAAACCCTGAAAGAAGTAAGTAAGAAAGTCGGCATTGTCTATTAG